Within Roseibium sp. HPY-6, the genomic segment TGGGTAACGACATGGGAGAACCTATGCAAAATTCTCCTATGCATGAGAAAGACGCACGAGCAGCTATAGCCGACTGGCTTCGAACAGCCCTCAAGGACGCTAAGATTTCGCAATCGGAACTTGGTCGCCGGATGCAACTTGACCAATCGAAAATCAGCAAAATTTGCAGCGAAGATCGGGGTATGAGTGCGGCAGAACTTTATGCTGCAGCAACTGCCCTCAATGTCCCACTCCCGTCGTTGGGCCACGTCTCTTTCTCAGACCCACCTCAAAATGCAGGGGAAGGTCTACAAGAAGACCTTTCGGAACTCGCCCTCCAAATTACAAAAGACCTCGAGAAAACACACTTCTCGGGAGACATGCCGCCAGAGGACTACATTGAGGCCTCGGCAGTACTTTATGGCATGCTGAAAGGTGCCGGCTCCTGGCATCCGAAGTTATTCAAGACCTCAGTTGAGATGGTCGACAAGGTTAAAAAAGCCAAAGAATACGAGCATTCTACCTTTACAGATTATGTGAAATCTGTTGCGCTACACTACCGTACGTTGGTAAGTGCCGAAAATTCAATTTGACGGCAATCCCACAGGCCTTGGGGATAGGCTCTTCAGATGACGCATAACAAAAAGAATTTGGACGACGATGCAACTCAGCCCGATGCACAACCAAGAGTCGCTCATGACGGCTTGCTCAATCTTCTACTCTCTGCCCAGGCACGAGGTCAGCTCTTCATTGTTTTCGATGAATGCGAAAACGAGTTCGAGCACCGGAACATCCATACTCTGACATTATCCGAACAGAGGCGACTTTATCACATAGCCCGAGACGAGCTGTCGAAGGTGAGAATGAAAAACTATTGGCTATTCGATTTCAAAACCTCGAGTTCCATCCAATGACTAGTGAGATACACACGCAAAACATCGACCTGGTTTCAAAGGGATGGATTGGCGAGAAAGCTCAGCATCTCCTGACGACGTGGTATCGTACGGACGGTTTAGTTGATGATCCGAACGTCTTCGCAGGCATAGCACCACATTTCGTTCGTCTTGCTGGGCATGTGCCAGAAAATGACAGCCCGGAAATCTTGTTTGTTGGCTGCAAGAGCCTCCTTGGGCGAGAAATAAGATCATCACGACGACTTAAGTCAGACCGACGCTCGCTCTTTCGACCAGACTATAGGCGAGCAACGCGCGATGGCTTTGAGCAGGCTCTTCACGAACCAGTACTTCAGGAAATTCAGGATGTCTTTTTCCCAGATTCTGGCCCAAGTGTGCTGCTTTACGGCAAACTTACAATGTGCTGGCGAACCACTGCAGGCACGCCCTATCTGATCAGTTATTCGAAGCTGCTAGGAAAGCGCGCTCTAGACCATCCATCCAATCGAGAGCGTCCGCACGACTATTCGACGCGGCCACCAGGTCGGATGCTATCGTTGCCGGCGGAACCTCCCACACAAGTCCCAAAGGGTTTATTCGGCTGAAGCCGTACGCGAGCGGATATCGTTTTGACCAATCGCTTTGATTTACCCAGCAATAGTGCCAGTCCGGATCCCATTTCCAAAGTCCCAACAGCACACAAAGGGGGGCAAACAATTTTGGGATTCCGCGCCCCTGAAAACGATCACGCTTTACGTGGAAGTCTCCATAGTACGCTACCCTGCCCTTGATTTCCGACCAAAATCTGGGCTGTCGTTCTGCTGGCTGCGCGCGCTCTGCATCTGCTCCCGGGTAACAGCGTCGCCAGTACCTACGTAAGTGACCATCCAAACTTTCTGAACCGAGATCATCCAGTCGTGCCGCGCAGAGGGCGACTAACTGGCCTTCCGAAAACCCGCCAACCCAGAATGCAGTTGCTTCAGTGTAGGTGTTCAGTTCGGTTCGAAAGTGTTCTGACAGTCGAGCTTTTTCTTCAATCGGCAATACCTCCTCGAGGGTTTCAAAACTCCAAGAATACCGAACAGAGACTCCTATTTCAGACAGCCTCGCTTTGTGAGCAGCGATTAGCTCACTAAGTACAAGCGGGTTCAAAGAATCTCTCATAATTCACCCATCCAGAAATATGCGAAATCCCGATCTCGCACATTGCCTATTCATTTTTATTCGATTTTTGCTTGACTAAATTATGCGAAAATCACATGATCATTATTGACATAAGCACACAAGAACACACGCTCGGCCAAAGGCTTTGAGCTTCACATGTCAATGCGAGCGATAGGGTTCCATGAACAGTGAATTCGATTCTTTGAGGAACATTAATACGGTGCGTTCGACGCATGCAGAAGGCTCTCAAGAATCTACAGCTTTTTGTTATGCAAAGGCATGCGTTTGGAACCTCAGGTTGTTAGCGTCTATTCAAAGACGAAACCGAACAGGCTCACAACAAATGACCGCCAGCCTCCAGAACACCCGCTCCTCATTCCAAATGCTGAAAAAGGGCATTGCCTGGTTCAACGGGAACAAGCATCTGCCGGCAGAGGACAGGGTTTGGCACGTCGAGATCCTGCTCGACTCCTTCGAAAAATGCATGGAGAGCCTGGCCGCTCAGATCCGGTTCTACCAGAGCGCCAAAAGCCCGACGCGCACCCTGGTCGTCACCCATGACGACGGCCGCGAGGAAGTTGTCAGCGGCCAGAAGGTCCAAAGCCTTTGCCTGCATGGTCTCGACGAAGAAGAAGACCACGTCATCTACGGCAAGCCCGAAGCCCTGGCAGCGATCGCCGAGGCACTTGCAGGAAACGGCAAGACAGTCACCGGCCCTGCCCCGGTTCATGAGCACGCAGCACAGCTCGCCGAAACGGCACCCGCGACACCAAAGGCGAACGTGACATGACCGAGCAGCTCATTGTCTTTGTGATCGACA encodes:
- a CDS encoding helix-turn-helix transcriptional regulator, yielding MRFSHNLCQDMSNQIYSIFVGNDMGEPMQNSPMHEKDARAAIADWLRTALKDAKISQSELGRRMQLDQSKISKICSEDRGMSAAELYAAATALNVPLPSLGHVSFSDPPQNAGEGLQEDLSELALQITKDLEKTHFSGDMPPEDYIEASAVLYGMLKGAGSWHPKLFKTSVEMVDKVKKAKEYEHSTFTDYVKSVALHYRTLVSAENSI